Proteins from a genomic interval of bacterium YEK0313:
- a CDS encoding Divergent polysaccharide deacetylase, whose protein sequence is MSGARREVRVAAAPGSDRSAGLDPRLSERSPQGPLPRVAADGRKPYEAYGRSFRPPAGNEANLPQVAILIGGLGIGQNTTAEAISKLPGAVSLAFTPYGADLERVVSRARAEGHEVFLQIPMEPLDFPENDPGPQTLLTTLSVERNTERLHWAMSRFQGYAGIVNYMGAKFTAAEGALAPILRETARRGLMVVDDGTSARSLVPQLAGALQQPMARADLQIDRVPAPAELDAQLARLEARARERGFAFGIGSALPVTIDRVSQWARALESRGLLLVPVTGAVARRAPAG, encoded by the coding sequence ATGTCGGGCGCCCGGCGCGAGGTGCGCGTCGCCGCCGCCCCCGGCTCGGACCGCTCGGCCGGGCTCGACCCGCGCCTGAGCGAACGTTCGCCCCAGGGGCCGCTGCCGCGCGTCGCCGCCGACGGCCGCAAGCCTTACGAGGCCTATGGCCGCAGCTTCCGGCCACCGGCCGGCAACGAGGCCAACCTGCCGCAGGTAGCGATCCTGATCGGCGGACTCGGCATCGGACAGAACACCACGGCCGAGGCGATCAGCAAGCTGCCGGGTGCCGTGTCGCTGGCCTTCACGCCCTACGGCGCCGACCTCGAGCGGGTGGTCTCGCGCGCCCGCGCCGAGGGGCACGAGGTGTTCCTGCAGATCCCGATGGAGCCGCTGGACTTCCCGGAGAACGATCCGGGCCCGCAGACGCTCCTCACCACGCTCTCCGTCGAACGGAACACCGAGCGCCTGCACTGGGCGATGAGCCGGTTCCAGGGCTATGCCGGCATCGTCAACTATATGGGCGCCAAGTTCACCGCCGCCGAGGGCGCGCTGGCGCCGATCCTGCGCGAGACGGCGCGGCGCGGCCTGATGGTGGTGGACGACGGCACCAGCGCCCGCAGCCTGGTGCCGCAGCTCGCCGGCGCGCTGCAGCAGCCGATGGCGCGCGCCGACCTGCAGATCGACCGCGTGCCGGCGCCGGCCGAACTCGACGCCCAGCTCGCCCGACTGGAGGCGCGCGCCCGCGAGCGCGGCTTCGCCTTCGGCATCGGCTCGGCCCTGCCCGTCACCATCGACCGTGTCAGCCAGTGGGCGCGGGCGCTGGAAAGCCGCGGATTGCTGCTGGTTCCGGTGACCGGCGCGGTGGCGCGCCGCGCGCCGGCTGGCTAA
- the rppH_3 gene encoding RNA pyrophosphohydrolase yields the protein MARFEDLPYRPCVGVVLINRDGLVFAGKRRGPAPEHVDGTHAWQMPQGGIDAGEAPLAAATRELYEETNVRSATLLAEAPEWFAYDLPPVVAGQAWRGRYRGQTQKWFAFRFDGEDDEIDVARPGGGAHKPEFEAWRWEHLDAMPDLIIPFKRGVYERVVQTFKPFTR from the coding sequence ATGGCCCGCTTCGAAGACCTGCCCTACCGCCCCTGTGTCGGGGTGGTGCTGATCAACCGTGACGGTCTCGTCTTCGCCGGCAAGCGCCGTGGTCCCGCTCCCGAACATGTCGACGGCACGCATGCCTGGCAGATGCCGCAGGGCGGCATCGATGCCGGCGAGGCGCCGCTCGCCGCCGCGACGCGCGAGCTCTACGAAGAAACCAATGTCCGCTCGGCGACCCTGCTCGCCGAGGCGCCCGAATGGTTCGCCTACGACCTGCCGCCGGTCGTCGCCGGCCAGGCCTGGCGCGGCCGCTATCGCGGCCAGACCCAGAAGTGGTTCGCCTTCCGCTTCGACGGCGAGGACGACGAGATCGACGTCGCGCGGCCGGGCGGCGGCGCCCACAAGCCCGAATTCGAGGCCTGGCGCTGGGAGCATCTCGACGCCATGCCGGACCTGATCATTCCGTTCAAGCGCGGCGTCTACGAGCGCGTCGTGCAGACCTTCAAGCCGTTCACCCGCTGA
- a CDS encoding nicotinamidase/pyrazinamidase, with protein sequence MDRPFAIDRRSLVAGAAVLVASSPGSSAQTQDRPMIDARTALIVVDVQNDFCPGGRLAVPRGDEVVAVVNAIGTRFANVVLTQDWHPAGHKSFASSHPGKKPFELVDMPYGPQVLWPDHCIWNSEGAAFHPALALPHAQTIVRKGYRPEVDSYSGFLEADRRTPTGLGGYLKERAITRAVVVGLATDFCVGWTAQDAAKAGLETFVVEEACRAIDLNGSLAKAWTDMAAAGVKRIKVADLPA encoded by the coding sequence ATGGACAGGCCATTTGCCATCGACCGCCGCAGTCTCGTCGCCGGCGCCGCCGTGCTGGTCGCGAGCAGTCCCGGTTCATCGGCGCAGACACAGGACCGCCCCATGATCGATGCCAGGACCGCCCTCATCGTCGTCGACGTTCAGAACGACTTCTGTCCCGGAGGCCGGCTCGCCGTGCCGCGCGGCGACGAGGTGGTCGCCGTCGTCAATGCCATCGGCACGCGCTTCGCCAATGTGGTCCTGACCCAGGACTGGCACCCGGCCGGGCACAAGTCCTTCGCCTCGAGCCATCCCGGCAAGAAGCCGTTCGAGCTCGTCGACATGCCCTATGGCCCGCAGGTGCTGTGGCCCGACCACTGCATCTGGAACAGCGAGGGCGCGGCCTTCCATCCGGCGCTGGCGCTGCCCCACGCGCAGACCATCGTGCGCAAGGGCTACCGGCCCGAGGTCGACAGCTATTCCGGCTTCCTGGAGGCCGACCGGCGCACGCCGACGGGGCTGGGCGGCTATCTGAAGGAGCGTGCCATCACGCGCGCCGTGGTGGTCGGGCTCGCCACCGATTTCTGCGTCGGCTGGACCGCGCAGGACGCGGCCAAGGCCGGCCTCGAGACCTTCGTCGTCGAAGAGGCCTGCCGGGCGATCGATCTCAACGGGTCGCTCGCCAAGGCCTGGACCGACATGGCCGCCGCCGGAGTGAAGCGCATCAAGGTTGCCGACCTGCCGGCCTGA
- the atpC gene encoding ATP synthase epsilon chain codes for MTTFTFELVSPERQLFSGAVEQVVVPGSEGDFGVLANHAPFVSSLRPGILTIHGDGQPKRLYVRGGFAEVAEGTLTVLAETATAVEDLRADQIDAEIKDAQDDLADAKDDAARAKAAQKLDQLNSVKAVLATAKSTH; via the coding sequence ATGACGACCTTTACATTCGAACTGGTCAGCCCCGAGCGGCAGCTCTTCTCCGGCGCCGTCGAGCAGGTCGTCGTGCCGGGCTCGGAAGGTGACTTCGGCGTGCTGGCCAACCACGCGCCCTTCGTCTCCTCGCTGCGCCCCGGCATCCTGACGATCCATGGCGACGGCCAGCCGAAGCGGCTCTATGTCCGCGGCGGTTTCGCCGAGGTGGCCGAAGGCACCCTGACCGTGCTCGCCGAGACGGCGACGGCGGTCGAGGACTTGCGCGCCGACCAGATCGACGCCGAGATCAAGGACGCTCAGGACGATCTCGCCGACGCCAAGGACGACGCGGCGCGCGCCAAGGCGGCGCAGAAGCTCGACCAGCTGAACAGCGTCAAGGCCGTGCTCGCCACCGCCAAGTCGACGCACTGA
- the atpD gene encoding ATP synthase subunit beta, whose amino-acid sequence MAKKATSATAAGAGTVGRITQVIGAVVDVQFDNHLPQILNALETTNNGARMVLEVAQHLGENTVRCIAMDTSEGLVRGQDVTDTGQPIAVPVGAETLGRILNVIGEPIDEAGPVKTERTRAIHQPAPSFAEQSTEAEILVTGIKVVDLLAPYAKGGKIGLFGGAGVGKTVLIQELINNVAKAHGGYSVFAGVGERTREGNDLYHEFIESGVNKKGGGEGSKCALVFGQMNEPPGARARVALSGLTIAEDFRDQGQDVLFFVDNIFRFTQAGSEVSALLGRIPSAVGYQPTLATDMGALQERITTTQKGSITSVQAIYVPADDLTDPAPATSFAHLDATTVLNRSIAEKGIYPAVDPLDSTSRMLDPRVIGEDHYQVARKVQQTLQRYKSLQDIIAILGMDELSEEDKLTVARARKVERFLSQPFHVAEVFTGSPGKFVDLKDTIKGFGDLCDGKYDYLPEAAFYMVGTIEEAVEKGRKLAAEAA is encoded by the coding sequence ATGGCGAAGAAAGCGACGAGCGCGACGGCCGCTGGAGCGGGCACCGTTGGCCGCATCACCCAGGTCATCGGCGCTGTTGTCGACGTGCAGTTCGACAATCACCTGCCGCAGATCCTGAACGCGCTGGAGACCACCAACAACGGCGCCCGCATGGTGCTGGAAGTGGCTCAGCACCTCGGTGAGAACACCGTGCGCTGCATCGCCATGGACACCTCCGAAGGCCTCGTCCGCGGCCAGGACGTGACCGATACCGGCCAGCCGATCGCCGTGCCGGTCGGCGCCGAGACGCTCGGCCGCATCCTCAACGTCATCGGCGAGCCGATCGACGAAGCCGGCCCGGTCAAGACCGAGCGCACCCGCGCCATCCACCAGCCGGCGCCCTCCTTCGCCGAGCAGTCGACCGAGGCCGAGATCCTCGTCACCGGCATCAAGGTCGTCGACCTCCTGGCGCCCTACGCCAAGGGCGGCAAGATCGGCCTGTTCGGCGGCGCCGGCGTCGGCAAGACCGTGCTCATCCAGGAACTGATCAACAACGTCGCCAAGGCGCACGGTGGCTATTCGGTGTTCGCCGGCGTCGGCGAGCGCACCCGCGAGGGCAACGACCTCTATCACGAATTCATCGAATCGGGCGTCAACAAGAAGGGCGGCGGTGAAGGCTCCAAGTGCGCCCTGGTGTTCGGCCAGATGAACGAGCCCCCGGGCGCCCGCGCCCGCGTCGCGCTTTCGGGCCTGACGATCGCCGAGGACTTCCGCGATCAGGGCCAGGACGTGCTGTTCTTCGTGGACAACATCTTCCGCTTCACCCAGGCCGGCTCGGAAGTGTCGGCTCTGCTCGGCCGCATCCCCTCGGCGGTGGGCTATCAGCCGACGCTCGCCACCGACATGGGCGCGCTGCAGGAGCGCATCACCACCACCCAGAAGGGCTCGATCACCTCGGTGCAGGCCATCTACGTCCCGGCCGACGACTTGACCGACCCGGCGCCGGCGACCTCCTTCGCCCACCTCGACGCGACCACCGTGCTCAACCGTTCGATCGCGGAAAAGGGCATCTATCCGGCGGTCGACCCGCTCGACTCGACCTCGCGCATGCTCGACCCGCGCGTCATCGGCGAGGATCACTACCAGGTGGCCCGCAAGGTCCAGCAGACGCTGCAGCGCTACAAGTCGCTCCAGGACATCATCGCCATCCTCGGCATGGACGAGCTGTCGGAAGAGGACAAGCTGACGGTGGCCCGCGCCCGCAAGGTCGAGCGCTTCCTGTCGCAGCCGTTCCACGTCGCCGAAGTGTTCACCGGCTCGCCGGGCAAGTTCGTCGACCTGAAGGACACCATCAAGGGCTTCGGCGACCTCTGCGACGGCAAGTACGACTACCTCCCGGAAGCCGCCTTCTACATGGTCGGCACCATCGAGGAAGCGGTCGAGAAGGGCCGCAAGCTCGCCGCGGAAGCGGCCTGA
- the atpG gene encoding ATP synthase gamma chain, with protein MPSLKDLRNRISSVKATQKITKAMQMVAAAKLKRAQTAAEAARPYAEKMEAVLANLTGSVAGADAPLLLTGTGKSDVHLLLVCTGERGLCGAFNTSIVRLAREKALALQAEGKTVKFFCVGRKGYELIRRQFEKQIVGYLEFRAVRQLAYAQAEQVAQEILKLFEAGEFDVATLFFSRFKSVIAQEPTARQIIPAEVAGDASGSRTPYEFEPGEGELLSDLLPRNIAVQIFRALLENNASFYGAQMTSMDNATRNAGEMIRKQTLKYNRARQAMITKELIEIISGAEAL; from the coding sequence ATGCCGAGCTTGAAGGATCTCAGAAACCGCATCTCGTCGGTCAAGGCGACGCAGAAGATCACCAAGGCCATGCAGATGGTGGCCGCGGCGAAGCTGAAGCGGGCCCAGACGGCTGCCGAGGCGGCCCGCCCCTATGCCGAGAAGATGGAAGCGGTGCTCGCCAACCTGACCGGTTCGGTCGCCGGCGCCGATGCGCCGCTGCTGCTGACCGGCACCGGCAAGTCGGACGTGCACTTGCTGCTCGTCTGCACCGGCGAGCGTGGCCTGTGCGGCGCCTTCAACACCTCGATCGTGCGCCTCGCCCGCGAGAAGGCGCTGGCGCTGCAGGCCGAGGGCAAGACGGTCAAGTTCTTCTGCGTCGGCCGCAAGGGCTACGAGCTGATCCGCCGCCAGTTCGAGAAGCAGATCGTCGGCTATCTCGAGTTCCGTGCGGTGCGCCAGCTCGCCTATGCCCAGGCCGAGCAGGTCGCGCAGGAGATCCTCAAGCTGTTCGAGGCCGGCGAGTTCGACGTCGCGACGCTGTTCTTCTCCCGGTTCAAGTCAGTGATCGCCCAGGAGCCGACCGCGCGCCAGATCATCCCGGCAGAAGTCGCCGGCGATGCCAGCGGCAGCCGCACCCCTTACGAGTTCGAGCCCGGCGAGGGCGAGCTCCTGTCCGATCTCCTGCCGCGCAACATCGCGGTGCAGATCTTCCGGGCCCTCCTGGAGAACAACGCCTCGTTCTACGGCGCGCAGATGACCTCCATGGACAATGCGACCCGGAATGCCGGTGAAATGATCAGGAAGCAGACGCTCAAGTACAACCGCGCGCGTCAGGCGATGATCACCAAGGAACTCATTGAAATCATCTCGGGCGCCGAAGCGCTCTGA
- a CDS encoding Bacterial membrane flanked domain protein: protein MSYVTDSLGPGETVVHQATIHWIAYAWPIVTVLLGLVATVLLPPYGAVVLAAGLVWLLGAWILTRATELAVTSRKVVAKWGLIARSTIEQRLEKVDSISVDQTFWGRLLNFGHVTIHGTGINATPIKRIADPLTFRRKVGEAIEARRDVG, encoded by the coding sequence ATGAGCTACGTCACCGATAGCTTAGGTCCGGGCGAGACGGTCGTGCACCAAGCCACGATCCATTGGATCGCCTATGCCTGGCCTATCGTGACGGTGCTTCTCGGCCTGGTCGCAACCGTTCTGCTGCCGCCCTACGGGGCGGTGGTTCTGGCAGCCGGCCTCGTCTGGCTGCTGGGCGCCTGGATCCTGACCCGGGCGACGGAACTGGCGGTGACCTCGCGCAAGGTGGTGGCGAAATGGGGCCTGATCGCCCGTTCCACCATCGAGCAGCGGCTCGAGAAGGTCGATTCGATCTCGGTCGATCAGACCTTCTGGGGCCGGCTTCTGAACTTCGGGCACGTGACGATTCACGGCACGGGCATCAACGCCACGCCCATCAAGAGAATTGCTGATCCGCTGACCTTCCGCCGCAAGGTGGGTGAGGCCATCGAAGCCAGAAGGGATGTCGGCTGA